The following are encoded in a window of Pseudalgibacter alginicilyticus genomic DNA:
- a CDS encoding MFS transporter: MKIKGLRWWVVTLIALATIINYIDRQSLSVLWPEIAKELYPGHTADETKSIYALISIIFVFSYAFGQAIFGKIFDWVGTRMGFVLSIGVWSIATALHAFAQGILSFGIFRAILGISEAGNWPGATKGNAEWFPTKERALAQGIFNSGAAIGGIISIPLIAFLTIYFSWKSIFILIGLVGLLWLIPWWILVKSPPKNHPWITDKERDYILTGQKNEDFDGDGDIDQEYNPDTKDLLGHKQSWGVILASAAIDPIWWLFVFWIPIYLNEVYGMDVKSIGLYGWVPYVGAMFGAWFGGLLAQNRLKAGWNVNRTRKMVITLGCLIMLPALLAMANPGGPTTAVIIMAVILFGFQTAIGNVQTLPSDLFSGKTVGTLSGFSGMAAKLTAAGLTYLVPWLTSGGNYTPAFVIGAALAILTLASVWILIPKVQAIKKRV, translated from the coding sequence ATGAAAATTAAAGGATTACGTTGGTGGGTTGTTACATTAATAGCGTTAGCTACTATTATTAACTATATTGACAGACAGTCATTAAGTGTTCTTTGGCCAGAAATAGCGAAAGAATTATACCCAGGGCATACAGCTGATGAAACAAAGTCAATATACGCCTTAATTTCAATAATTTTTGTGTTTTCTTATGCTTTTGGGCAAGCCATTTTTGGGAAAATTTTTGATTGGGTTGGTACAAGAATGGGGTTTGTATTATCTATAGGTGTATGGTCCATTGCTACAGCCTTACATGCTTTTGCTCAAGGTATTTTGAGTTTTGGTATTTTCAGAGCCATATTAGGTATTTCTGAGGCAGGAAACTGGCCCGGCGCCACTAAAGGAAATGCAGAGTGGTTTCCTACTAAGGAAAGAGCATTAGCACAAGGAATCTTTAATTCTGGGGCTGCTATAGGGGGTATTATATCTATTCCATTAATTGCGTTTTTAACAATTTATTTTAGCTGGAAATCCATCTTTATATTAATTGGTTTGGTAGGATTACTTTGGTTAATTCCTTGGTGGATTTTAGTAAAATCACCACCAAAAAATCATCCTTGGATAACAGACAAAGAGCGTGATTATATTTTAACGGGGCAAAAAAATGAGGATTTTGATGGAGATGGTGATATTGATCAAGAATATAATCCAGATACTAAAGACCTCCTTGGACACAAACAGAGTTGGGGTGTAATATTAGCTTCAGCGGCTATTGATCCAATTTGGTGGTTATTTGTTTTCTGGATACCAATTTACTTAAATGAAGTTTACGGTATGGATGTTAAGTCTATTGGTCTTTATGGTTGGGTACCTTATGTTGGAGCAATGTTTGGAGCTTGGTTTGGTGGACTGTTAGCACAAAATAGATTAAAGGCTGGCTGGAATGTTAATAGAACAAGAAAAATGGTAATAACTTTAGGGTGTTTAATTATGCTACCAGCATTGTTAGCTATGGCCAATCCTGGTGGACCAACAACAGCAGTTATTATTATGGCTGTAATTTTGTTTGGGTTTCAAACAGCCATTGGTAATGTGCAAACGTTACCTAGTGATCTTTTTAGTGGAAAAACTGTTGGTACGCTATCTGGTTTTTCTGGAATGGCGGCTAAACTTACTGCAGCAGGTCTAACCTACTTGGTGCCATGGTTAACTAGTGGAGGAAATTATACTCCTGCATTTGTTATAGGAGCAGCTTTGGCTATTTTAACTTTAGCCAGTGTGTGGATACTGATACCAAAAGTTCAAGCAATAAAAAAAAGAGTATAA
- a CDS encoding SDR family NAD(P)-dependent oxidoreductase has protein sequence MSNLKGKVAIITGATGGIGFEVAKRLGKDGYTVVLNGIEDEAGADRVAELTAEGITAEYYGFDVTKEEEVTENINKIGNKYGKIDLLVNNAGGLGGRSRFEDMTTEFYRFVMALNLDSTFFASRAAIPFLKKGENPSIINYTSIAGWNAGGPGAGIYGTSKAGVHAITRALAKDLAEYGIRVNAVSPGTIDTPFHKEIKSTKPEVFASWKNNILLGRLGQPEEVASVVSFLASDDAAFLTAETIQVGGGQGLGI, from the coding sequence ATGAGTAATTTAAAAGGAAAAGTAGCCATTATCACTGGAGCAACTGGTGGAATAGGTTTTGAAGTAGCAAAAAGATTGGGTAAAGATGGCTACACCGTAGTATTAAACGGTATTGAGGATGAGGCTGGCGCTGATAGAGTTGCTGAACTTACTGCCGAAGGAATCACTGCTGAGTATTATGGATTTGATGTAACAAAAGAAGAAGAAGTAACTGAAAACATCAATAAAATTGGAAATAAATATGGCAAAATAGATCTTTTAGTGAATAATGCTGGAGGCTTAGGTGGAAGATCTAGGTTTGAAGATATGACTACTGAATTTTATAGATTTGTAATGGCATTAAATCTTGATTCAACATTTTTTGCTTCTAGAGCTGCTATTCCATTTCTTAAAAAAGGTGAAAACCCATCAATTATCAACTATACCTCTATAGCAGGTTGGAATGCTGGAGGACCTGGAGCTGGAATATATGGTACTTCAAAAGCTGGTGTTCATGCTATTACAAGAGCGTTGGCTAAAGATCTTGCTGAATATGGAATAAGAGTAAATGCTGTATCACCTGGTACTATTGATACACCTTTCCATAAGGAGATTAAGTCTACAAAACCAGAAGTTTTTGCTTCATGGAAGAATAATATCTTGTTAGGAAGATTAGGTCAGCCAGAAGAAGTAGCTTCTGTTGTTTCTTTTTTAGCTAGTGATGATGCTGCTTTTTTAACAGCTGAAACAATACAAGTTGGAGGAGGGCAAGGTTTAGGAATATAA
- a CDS encoding RNA polymerase sigma factor, with product MGEELELVKQLQSNTNKDSVFKELVTLYKERLYWHIRGIVKSHDDADDVLQNTFIKVYKNIHNFKGDSKLFSWMYRIATNESISFLNKRAKQLQITNEEVINLSINNLTSDVYFEGDEIQLKLQKAIALLPEKQQLVFNMKYFEDIKYKDMAEILQTSEGALKASYHIAVKKIEAYLINN from the coding sequence GTGGGCGAAGAATTAGAGCTTGTTAAGCAACTTCAATCAAACACAAATAAAGATTCCGTCTTTAAAGAACTTGTAACGCTTTACAAAGAGCGTTTATATTGGCATATACGTGGTATTGTAAAATCGCATGACGATGCTGATGATGTTTTACAAAACACTTTTATAAAAGTATACAAGAACATACATAATTTTAAAGGAGACAGTAAATTATTTTCATGGATGTACAGAATAGCAACTAATGAATCTATATCATTTTTAAACAAAAGAGCTAAACAATTACAAATTACTAATGAAGAAGTTATAAACCTATCTATCAATAATTTAACATCAGATGTTTATTTTGAAGGTGATGAAATTCAATTAAAATTACAAAAAGCTATTGCTCTATTACCAGAGAAACAACAACTTGTTTTTAATATGAAATATTTTGAAGATATTAAATATAAAGATATGGCTGAAATTTTGCAAACAAGTGAAGGAGCACTAAAAGCCTCCTATCATATTGCAGTAAAAAAAATTGAAGCCTATTTAATTAATAATTAA
- a CDS encoding ABC transporter ATP-binding protein, producing the protein MKQFFNILKYAKPYKHFAVGHIISNILYALFSSLSFIALIPMLDVLFKEKETNTEVTEKLSKPVYEGLSHLNDFYKDYMSYHINLYAEDDKSKALLLVVSLIIVLFLLKNIFGYLANYFMVFLRNGVVRDLRNRVYKKTIELPLSYFSEQKKGDIMSRVTNDVATLQYSMLPVLELIAREPLMIIFTIIMMLIISPPLTLFVFIFIPLSGIIISKVGKSLKRKSDRVQKEQGAILSILEETLTGLRIIKGFNAEEKFDSKFQESSSRSYRFSNKLYNRQNLASPISEFLGILVISILLWYGGQLVLVDETLDGSSFIAYMGLAYNIMVPAKAISRGLYNIKQGDAAAERIQEIIDTPNPLKDAKNAIIKTSFDSEIIFDNISFKYEDEYVLKNFSLTIPKGKTVALVGQSGSGKSTIANLITRFYDVNKGNILIDGINIKDITTKSLRQQLGIVTQDAILFNDSIKNNLKLGNENATDEQVIESLKIANAWEFIKELPLGIETNIGDSGNKLSGGQKQRLSIARAVLKSPPIMVLDEATSALDTESERLVQVALENMMKNRTSIVIAHRLSTIQNADQIVVLQKGEITEQGSHIALMNKNGVYKKLVEMQSFE; encoded by the coding sequence ATGAAACAATTTTTTAATATTTTAAAATATGCTAAACCGTATAAACATTTTGCTGTTGGACATATAATCTCCAACATTTTATATGCCCTGTTTAGCTCTTTATCTTTCATTGCTTTAATTCCCATGTTAGATGTTCTTTTCAAAGAAAAAGAAACAAATACAGAAGTAACTGAAAAATTATCTAAACCTGTTTATGAAGGATTAAGTCATTTAAACGATTTTTACAAGGACTATATGTCTTACCATATTAATCTTTACGCTGAAGATGATAAGTCTAAAGCACTACTATTAGTAGTTAGTTTAATCATTGTTTTGTTCTTATTAAAAAACATTTTTGGCTATCTTGCTAATTACTTCATGGTTTTTTTAAGAAATGGCGTAGTTCGTGATTTAAGAAATAGAGTCTATAAAAAAACAATAGAATTACCCCTTTCTTATTTTTCTGAACAGAAAAAGGGAGACATTATGTCTCGTGTAACCAATGATGTAGCAACGCTTCAGTACTCAATGTTACCAGTTTTAGAACTTATAGCAAGAGAACCATTAATGATTATTTTTACCATCATTATGATGCTAATTATTAGTCCACCACTCACGCTGTTTGTATTTATATTTATTCCTCTATCTGGAATCATCATTTCTAAAGTAGGCAAAAGTTTAAAGCGAAAATCTGATCGCGTTCAAAAAGAACAAGGCGCTATTTTATCAATATTAGAAGAAACCTTAACAGGGCTACGTATTATTAAAGGGTTTAATGCCGAAGAAAAATTTGATTCTAAATTTCAGGAATCATCATCTCGTTCTTACCGTTTTTCAAACAAATTATATAACCGTCAAAATTTAGCTTCACCCATTAGTGAGTTTTTAGGTATTTTGGTTATTTCAATTTTACTATGGTATGGAGGACAGTTAGTACTTGTAGACGAAACTCTTGATGGTAGTTCATTTATAGCCTATATGGGCTTAGCATACAACATTATGGTGCCTGCTAAAGCAATCTCTAGAGGACTTTATAATATTAAACAAGGTGATGCAGCCGCAGAAAGAATTCAAGAAATTATAGATACTCCAAACCCGTTAAAGGATGCAAAAAATGCTATTATTAAAACAAGTTTTGATTCTGAAATTATCTTTGATAATATTTCATTCAAATATGAAGATGAATATGTTTTAAAAAACTTTTCCCTAACTATTCCAAAAGGAAAAACGGTAGCTTTAGTTGGACAATCTGGCAGTGGAAAATCTACCATTGCAAATCTAATCACTCGTTTTTACGATGTGAATAAAGGTAATATTTTAATTGATGGTATAAATATTAAAGATATAACAACAAAATCCTTAAGACAACAATTAGGTATTGTTACACAAGATGCCATTCTTTTTAATGACAGTATTAAAAACAACTTAAAATTAGGAAATGAAAATGCTACTGATGAGCAAGTTATTGAATCTTTAAAAATTGCCAATGCATGGGAATTTATAAAAGAGCTTCCTTTAGGTATAGAGACTAATATTGGAGATTCTGGAAACAAGTTGTCTGGAGGCCAAAAACAACGCTTAAGTATTGCTCGTGCTGTTCTTAAAAGTCCACCAATCATGGTTTTAGATGAAGCTACTTCTGCATTAGATACAGAAAGTGAACGCTTAGTTCAAGTTGCTCTTGAAAACATGATGAAAAATAGAACCTCTATTGTAATAGCACATAGACTATCCACTATCCAAAATGCCGACCAAATAGTTGTTTTACAGAAAGGAGAAATTACAGAGCAAGGTAGCCATATTGCGCTCATGAATAAAAATGGAGTGTACAAAAAACTTGTAGAAATGCAAAGTTTTGAATAA
- a CDS encoding phospho-sugar mutase: MIHIEPKILDRINGWLTPTFDKETQTTIKENIANNPKDIQESFYKDLEFGTGGMRGIMGVGTNRINKYTLGKSTQGLSDYLHKQFPNEKPKAVIAFDCRHNSKSLAKVVADVFSANNIEVYLFEDLRATPELSFALKHLKCHCGIVLTASHNPPEYNGYKVYWQDGGQLVPPHDSAVIKMINAVDYSQVKFEANNALIHYIGKEVDDVFINASVENGCVGATQKAKDNLTIVFTSLHGTSITAVPETLKRAGYKNVHIVKEQEVPDGGFPTVKSPNPEEPAALKMALELAEKVNADIVIGTDPDCDRLGVAVRNSENELQLLNGNQTMLMMTDFLLKQWKSEGKIIGKEFIASTIVSTPMLNKLAESYGVESKIVLTGFKWIAKLIKDFPELKFIGGGEESFGYMVGDFVRDKDAVTSTLLACEIAAISKSNGSSFYEELIKLYIEHGFYKEKLISLTKKGIEGAQEITQMMIDARENPFESANGSKVIKIEDYQSSVSTNMVTGEKTTIDMPKSNVLIYHTEDGSQVALRPSGTEPKIKFYVSVNTPLKSIADFKEIENLLDAKTEAILKDMKLI, encoded by the coding sequence ATGATACACATTGAACCAAAAATTTTAGATCGCATCAATGGGTGGTTAACCCCCACTTTTGATAAAGAAACGCAAACTACAATTAAAGAAAACATTGCCAACAATCCTAAAGACATACAAGAGAGTTTTTATAAAGACTTGGAATTTGGAACTGGTGGTATGCGTGGTATCATGGGGGTTGGAACAAACAGAATTAACAAATACACCCTAGGAAAAAGCACACAAGGCTTAAGTGATTATCTGCACAAACAATTTCCTAATGAAAAACCAAAAGCTGTAATAGCTTTCGATTGCAGACATAATAGTAAATCATTAGCAAAAGTAGTTGCTGATGTATTTTCTGCTAACAACATTGAGGTTTATCTATTTGAAGACTTACGAGCAACACCAGAATTATCTTTTGCTCTTAAGCATCTCAAGTGTCATTGTGGTATCGTTTTAACTGCATCTCACAATCCTCCAGAATACAATGGATATAAAGTATATTGGCAAGATGGCGGGCAATTAGTACCTCCACATGACAGTGCTGTAATAAAAATGATTAATGCTGTAGATTATTCTCAAGTAAAATTTGAAGCAAATAATGCTTTAATTCACTACATAGGGAAAGAAGTAGATGATGTATTTATAAATGCATCAGTTGAAAATGGCTGTGTTGGAGCTACACAAAAAGCTAAAGACAACTTAACTATTGTATTTACTTCTCTTCACGGAACATCTATTACAGCAGTTCCTGAAACCCTGAAACGTGCTGGTTATAAAAATGTTCATATTGTAAAAGAACAAGAAGTACCAGATGGAGGATTCCCAACGGTAAAATCTCCTAACCCAGAAGAGCCTGCTGCTTTGAAAATGGCTTTAGAGTTAGCAGAAAAAGTAAATGCAGATATTGTAATTGGAACAGATCCAGATTGCGACAGATTAGGAGTAGCAGTGAGAAATTCAGAAAATGAATTGCAATTACTAAACGGAAATCAAACTATGTTGATGATGACAGATTTCTTATTAAAACAATGGAAATCTGAAGGTAAAATTATAGGCAAAGAATTTATTGCTTCAACAATAGTTTCTACACCTATGCTTAACAAATTAGCTGAATCTTATGGCGTTGAGAGCAAAATTGTATTAACTGGATTTAAATGGATTGCTAAATTAATTAAAGATTTCCCTGAATTAAAATTTATAGGTGGTGGCGAAGAAAGTTTTGGCTATATGGTAGGTGATTTTGTACGTGATAAAGATGCTGTAACCTCTACCCTTTTAGCTTGCGAAATTGCGGCTATTTCCAAATCAAACGGAAGTTCATTTTATGAAGAATTAATTAAACTTTATATAGAACATGGTTTTTATAAAGAAAAATTAATATCATTAACAAAAAAAGGTATTGAAGGCGCTCAAGAAATTACTCAAATGATGATTGATGCTCGCGAAAACCCATTTGAATCTGCAAATGGCTCAAAAGTTATAAAAATAGAAGATTATCAATCTTCTGTTTCAACAAATATGGTGACCGGTGAAAAAACCACCATAGATATGCCAAAATCAAACGTATTAATTTATCATACTGAAGATGGTAGTCAAGTGGCATTAAGACCCAGTGGTACAGAGCCTAAAATAAAATTCTATGTAAGTGTTAATACTCCTTTAAAATCTATAGCAGATTTTAAAGAAATAGAAAACTTATTAGATGCTAAAACCGAGGCGATTCTTAAAGACATGAAACTTATTTAA
- a CDS encoding glycosyltransferase family 2 protein, translated as MNISVVIPLLNEHESLQELYNWIAKVMLSNRFSYEIIFIDDGSTDDSWKIISDLTKKDEHVKGIRFFKNFGKSQALHAGFEKAQGDVVVTMDADLQDSPDEIPELYNMITNEGFDLVSGWKKKRYDSVISKNIPSKLFNWAARKTSGVILNDFNCGLKAYKIDVVKNIDVNGEMHRYIPVLAKNAGFSKIAEKVVLHQARKYGETKFGMDRFIHGFLDLITIWFLSHFGKRPMHLFGALGVIMLTIGFGFSLYLGIDKLFLNPTGRLITQRPQFYLALSTMIIGTQFFVAGFLGEIILRTKQDKKRYLIKNELNF; from the coding sequence ATGAACATATCTGTAGTTATACCACTACTTAACGAACACGAATCTTTACAAGAATTATACAATTGGATAGCTAAAGTTATGTTGTCCAATCGTTTTTCGTATGAAATTATTTTTATTGATGACGGTAGCACCGATGATTCTTGGAAAATTATTTCAGATCTAACTAAAAAAGATGAGCATGTAAAAGGAATTCGTTTTTTTAAAAATTTTGGAAAATCACAAGCCCTCCATGCAGGTTTTGAAAAAGCACAAGGTGATGTAGTAGTTACCATGGATGCAGATTTACAAGATAGCCCAGATGAGATTCCCGAACTCTACAACATGATTACAAATGAAGGGTTTGATTTGGTTTCTGGTTGGAAAAAGAAACGTTATGATTCAGTTATTTCAAAAAACATACCTTCCAAACTGTTTAATTGGGCTGCACGAAAAACATCTGGTGTTATATTAAATGATTTTAACTGCGGACTTAAAGCTTATAAAATTGATGTTGTAAAAAATATTGATGTTAACGGCGAAATGCACCGCTACATACCCGTTCTTGCTAAAAATGCAGGTTTTTCAAAAATAGCTGAAAAAGTGGTTTTACACCAAGCCAGAAAATATGGAGAAACAAAATTTGGAATGGATCGTTTCATTCATGGTTTTCTTGATCTGATTACTATTTGGTTTTTATCTCATTTTGGAAAACGTCCTATGCATTTATTCGGTGCATTAGGTGTTATTATGCTAACTATAGGTTTTGGTTTTTCACTATATCTTGGAATTGACAAGTTGTTTTTAAATCCCACAGGCAGGCTTATAACTCAGCGGCCGCAATTTTACTTAGCATTATCTACAATGATAATAGGTACACAATTTTTTGTTGCTGGTTTTTTAGGTGAAATTATACTAAGAACCAAACAAGACAAAAAACGCTATCTAATCAAAAATGAATTAAACTTTTAA
- a CDS encoding DUF4199 domain-containing protein: protein MEKSLKSVAINYGMYLGAILSLLTVIGYGVSLDLFTQVWFGITFIILVIVVGILSVVQSKKLLGGFISFKNAFTSYFITLLVGAIISALINIIIFNVIDPDASIVLHEKIIESQVERLQSYNVPAEAIAETVEKMEAQGNMYSVGNILQSIIWQLAGFSVIGLIVAAAMKKNPPSSE, encoded by the coding sequence ATGGAAAAATCTTTAAAATCCGTCGCTATAAATTACGGAATGTACTTAGGCGCCATTCTATCATTATTAACAGTCATTGGTTACGGGGTTAGTTTAGATTTATTTACACAAGTCTGGTTTGGAATTACCTTTATTATTTTAGTTATTGTAGTTGGAATATTATCTGTTGTACAATCAAAAAAACTATTAGGCGGATTTATTAGTTTTAAAAATGCTTTTACGTCATATTTTATCACACTTTTAGTTGGTGCTATTATTAGTGCTTTAATAAATATCATCATTTTTAATGTTATTGATCCAGATGCCTCCATTGTTTTACATGAAAAAATAATTGAATCTCAAGTAGAACGTTTACAAAGTTACAATGTTCCAGCTGAAGCCATTGCTGAAACTGTAGAAAAAATGGAAGCACAAGGCAATATGTACTCTGTTGGGAATATTTTACAATCTATTATCTGGCAATTGGCTGGCTTTAGTGTTATTGGGCTTATTGTAGCAGCAGCAATGAAAAAAAATCCTCCAAGCTCAGAATAA
- a CDS encoding type B 50S ribosomal protein L31: MKKGIHPENYRLVAFKDMSNDDVFLTKSTANTNETIDVDGVEYPVIKMEISRTSHPFYTGKSKLIDTAGRIDKFKTKYAKFKK, translated from the coding sequence ATGAAAAAAGGTATACACCCAGAGAATTATAGATTAGTAGCATTTAAAGATATGTCAAATGATGATGTTTTTTTAACAAAATCTACTGCAAATACAAACGAAACTATTGATGTTGATGGTGTAGAATATCCAGTTATAAAAATGGAGATTTCAAGAACATCTCACCCTTTCTATACAGGCAAATCTAAATTAATAGATACTGCTGGACGTATTGATAAGTTTAAAACTAAATATGCTAAATTTAAAAAATAA
- a CDS encoding GlmU family protein, translating to MNYILFDGASRNNLLPFTFTRPVADIRVGILTIREKWETYLDSTITTVTEDYLSDKYPMVELEENVMINASYLPNFELAEMIKDLKENQAIFKDEDVIAFFSKETQEDINFDEYEALEFDDDLIKIEHTWDIFSKNAEAIQEDFNLITKGRPSQPIPTSNNIIAPENIFIEEGAKLEFVTLNASNGPIYIGENAEIMEGVLVRGPLALSNNALIKMGAKIYGPTTIGPNSKVGGEINNSVIFANSNKGHDGYLGNSVLGEWCNLGADTNNSNLKNNYAEVRLWDYQTERFANTGLQFCGLMMGDHSKCGINTMFNTGTVVGVSANIFGSGFPRNFVPSFSWGGSSGFTTYLTKKAFEVVEVVMSRKKIEFSNQDKAILEHVFELTKKYRRE from the coding sequence ATGAATTATATTCTTTTTGATGGTGCTTCTCGAAACAATTTATTGCCATTTACTTTTACAAGACCAGTAGCAGATATTAGGGTTGGTATTTTGACTATTAGAGAAAAATGGGAAACATATTTAGATTCTACTATTACTACTGTTACAGAGGATTATCTTTCAGACAAGTATCCCATGGTAGAATTGGAGGAAAATGTGATGATAAATGCCTCGTACCTTCCAAATTTTGAATTGGCAGAAATGATCAAGGACTTGAAAGAAAATCAAGCTATTTTTAAAGATGAAGATGTTATAGCTTTTTTTTCAAAGGAAACACAAGAAGATATAAATTTTGATGAGTATGAAGCATTAGAGTTTGATGATGATTTGATTAAAATTGAACATACTTGGGATATTTTTTCAAAAAATGCAGAAGCCATTCAAGAAGATTTTAATTTGATAACCAAAGGAAGGCCTTCACAGCCTATTCCTACAAGTAATAATATTATTGCTCCAGAAAATATATTTATAGAAGAGGGCGCTAAGCTTGAATTTGTAACACTCAATGCGAGTAATGGCCCAATTTATATTGGTGAGAATGCAGAAATTATGGAAGGTGTTTTGGTACGCGGACCTTTAGCTTTATCTAATAATGCATTAATTAAGATGGGTGCTAAAATTTATGGACCTACTACTATCGGTCCGAATAGTAAAGTTGGAGGAGAAATTAATAATTCTGTGATTTTTGCTAACTCTAATAAGGGACATGATGGTTATTTAGGAAACTCTGTATTAGGAGAGTGGTGTAATTTAGGGGCTGATACTAATAATTCAAATTTAAAAAATAACTATGCCGAAGTAAGGTTGTGGGATTACCAAACAGAAAGATTTGCTAATACAGGATTGCAGTTTTGTGGACTTATGATGGGAGATCATAGCAAATGTGGTATTAATACCATGTTTAATACAGGTACAGTTGTTGGCGTTAGTGCTAACATTTTTGGAAGTGGTTTTCCGAGAAATTTTGTACCCAGTTTTAGTTGGGGAGGAAGCAGTGGCTTTACAACCTATTTAACAAAAAAAGCATTTGAAGTTGTTGAAGTAGTTATGTCAAGAAAAAAAATAGAATTCTCAAATCAAGATAAAGCTATTTTAGAGCATGTTTTTGAATTAACTAAAAAATATAGAAGAGAATAA
- a CDS encoding TolB family protein, with product MMKYIFYVFLFIYVFGFSQNRTYSVINLSLNNEKPHFGLTFNKANEVLFTSYLLNKKGRVKLSFSGAGILSLYKGNTTENGEIINIEPLFIDKNEDILNITNASFSPDGKNLFVTTTYDSRANKPKGDFKNTNFHLEIAEYKNGIGWTNFKVLPFCDPKYSYAHPFVSPDGKTLYFIANIRGGKQTTKGASDVFKVEILGDNKYGEPINLGSNVNSYSKEMFPSIGADNTLYFASNKPGGFGGFDIYKCTMNVDGTYNKSEKLPKPINSKRDDFCFVIDAANKAGYFTSKRHGTKGDDDIYYFTVE from the coding sequence ATGATGAAGTATATTTTTTATGTTTTCTTATTCATTTATGTATTTGGGTTTTCGCAAAACAGAACATATTCTGTCATAAACTTAAGTTTAAATAATGAAAAACCGCATTTTGGTTTAACTTTTAATAAAGCCAACGAAGTGTTGTTTACATCTTATTTATTAAATAAGAAAGGACGGGTAAAATTATCATTTTCAGGAGCTGGTATTTTGTCACTTTACAAAGGAAATACTACTGAAAATGGCGAGATAATAAATATAGAACCCTTATTTATTGATAAAAATGAAGATATTTTGAATATAACAAATGCTTCGTTTTCACCAGATGGAAAAAATTTGTTTGTTACAACTACCTATGACAGCAGAGCGAATAAGCCTAAAGGAGATTTTAAAAATACTAATTTTCATTTAGAAATAGCTGAGTATAAAAATGGTATAGGTTGGACTAATTTTAAAGTATTGCCTTTTTGTGATCCTAAATATTCATATGCGCATCCTTTTGTAAGCCCAGATGGAAAAACATTGTATTTTATAGCGAATATTCGTGGCGGAAAACAAACTACAAAAGGAGCATCAGATGTATTTAAAGTAGAAATTTTAGGAGATAATAAGTATGGAGAACCTATTAACCTGGGATCAAATGTTAATTCGTATAGTAAAGAAATGTTTCCCTCAATTGGTGCCGACAACACTTTGTATTTTGCTTCTAATAAACCTGGTGGTTTTGGAGGTTTTGATATTTATAAATGTACAATGAATGTTGATGGGACTTATAATAAATCTGAAAAATTACCCAAACCTATAAATAGTAAAAGGGATGATTTTTGCTTTGTAATTGATGCAGCTAACAAAGCAGGTTATTTTACCTCCAAACGCCATGGAACTAAGGGTGACGATGATATTTATTATTTTACTGTAGAGTAG